In the genome of Halobacteriovoraceae bacterium, one region contains:
- a CDS encoding transglycosylase domain-containing protein, translating into MFRAILVISLFIGCLPIYLEIDNVFSLSKLDKGFITYTLDKDAQAKYHFTKTQPKSWVSLNEISPNAYYAIQINEDWNFFEHHGVDLTQVGSALYDYFQGAKLRGASTISQQFIKNYLLTSKRNILRKIREFYLTLIMEQNLSKERILELYLNTIEYGPGLYGILNASKFYFKKLPKDLLPEEGAFLALILPNPAVFSRSFYEKKISQGAKKEIQNVLHKMAIMKYITKQEKFLASTRQLSFEDQEDADHITESLSSPVRGTTKAQEIEFYNNDDDYIVETIDD; encoded by the coding sequence ATGTTTCGGGCCATTTTGGTGATTTCACTATTCATTGGTTGTCTTCCAATTTATTTAGAAATTGATAATGTGTTCAGTTTAAGCAAATTAGATAAAGGCTTTATCACCTATACTCTAGACAAAGATGCTCAGGCCAAATATCACTTTACTAAAACTCAACCCAAGAGTTGGGTTTCACTCAATGAAATTTCTCCAAACGCCTATTATGCAATTCAGATTAATGAAGACTGGAACTTTTTTGAGCATCATGGAGTAGATCTAACTCAAGTTGGTTCTGCATTATACGACTACTTTCAAGGTGCAAAATTGCGTGGAGCAAGTACAATTTCTCAACAATTTATTAAAAACTATCTCCTTACTTCAAAAAGAAATATTTTACGAAAAATAAGAGAATTTTATCTCACACTTATTATGGAACAAAATCTCTCTAAAGAAAGAATATTGGAACTATACTTGAATACAATTGAATATGGGCCAGGATTATATGGGATTTTAAATGCGTCAAAATTTTATTTCAAAAAATTACCAAAAGATCTTTTACCTGAAGAAGGTGCCTTTTTAGCTCTGATTCTTCCAAATCCTGCAGTGTTTAGTAGATCATTCTATGAAAAAAAAATAAGTCAAGGTGCCAAAAAAGAAATTCAAAATGTACTCCACAAGATGGCCATCATGAAGTATATCACAAAACAAGAGAAATTTCTTGCAAGCACTAGACAACTGTCATTTGAAGATCAAGAGGATGCAGATCATATTACTGAATCTCTCTCTTCTCCTGTTCGCGGTACAACAAAAGCTCAAGAAATTGAATTTTATAATAATGATGATGACTACATTGTGGAAACTATAGATGACTAA
- a CDS encoding EamA family transporter, with amino-acid sequence MFELFLVSIIWGFSFVIIKGKLTGLDPFFLAFVRLFIGSLVFLPFFKIKFFKYLSREIIFIGVIQYGLMYIFYINSFQYLQVSQLALMTIFTPLFVYVLGEFFEKKFSVFLLMIVALNILSSSILIDIRVPGKLKGIILIQLSNICFAFGQTYYKYKLSKKIPKGVKQHQVYSVIYFISAIATLPFLLMKSKILLNMDLSSTQVIYLIYLGIVPTGLGFYFWNKGAVKVSHTFLAIANNLKIPSALIFSILLLKEEINLSAISIFLLVFSLSVIFLTFKKYTNLSENNLELRS; translated from the coding sequence ATGTTTGAACTTTTTTTGGTTTCAATAATTTGGGGTTTTTCTTTTGTCATCATTAAAGGGAAATTAACAGGTCTTGATCCTTTTTTTCTTGCTTTTGTTAGACTGTTCATTGGAAGTTTAGTTTTTTTACCATTTTTTAAAATAAAATTCTTCAAATATTTATCAAGAGAAATCATTTTTATTGGAGTTATACAATATGGATTGATGTATATTTTTTATATTAACTCTTTCCAATATTTGCAAGTATCCCAATTGGCACTCATGACAATCTTCACACCACTATTTGTCTATGTCCTAGGAGAATTCTTTGAGAAAAAATTCTCTGTATTTCTTTTGATGATTGTTGCTCTAAACATCCTCAGTTCCTCAATTCTTATAGATATTAGAGTGCCTGGCAAGTTAAAGGGAATTATACTAATACAGTTGTCAAATATTTGCTTTGCTTTTGGTCAAACTTATTACAAATACAAATTGTCTAAAAAAATTCCAAAAGGTGTAAAACAGCATCAGGTTTATAGTGTCATTTATTTTATTTCTGCAATAGCAACTCTTCCCTTTTTATTGATGAAATCTAAAATATTACTCAATATGGATTTGAGCAGTACTCAAGTTATTTATTTGATATATCTTGGTATTGTTCCAACTGGACTTGGTTTTTATTTCTGGAATAAGGGTGCAGTAAAAGTAAGTCACACGTTTTTAGCAATTGCCAATAACTTAAAAATTCCCTCGGCCCTCATATTTTCTATTCTACTCTTAAAAGAAGAAATAAATTTGTCGGCCATCTCCATTTTTTTACTCGTCTTCTCTTTGTCAGTTATTTTCTTAACTTTCAAAAAGTATACAAATTTATCTGAAAATAACTTAGAATTAAGAAGTTAA
- a CDS encoding ABC transporter substrate-binding protein gives MRPILFLVFLFSVKEIFSIEKVDLYLKWKHSFQFAGYYAALEKGFFKSEGLDVTFHEKNMEWTTVEKTLEGTGKYGISDSSIVLDYLKDRPVIILSSIFQHSPLVLATRYEDKIFGPLELKGKRIMYQKDVDDAVLHAMFDSVGLHDNDFYHVSHSYKNEDLINKTVDAISIYTTAQPFYFNKINFPIYMISPSNYGIDLYGDTLFTTTREIEQHPQRAEAFRRASIKGWYYALSNPEEICKLIKEKYDQNLDIEQLLFEAKETAKVIRQDITPIGYTHPGRLEKISNIYVHKYKLKHKNVQNILFDQYLINKNASFLNRFKIIGILAFILLILFLLVMLFNKKLQEEVAAKTTEIVELQKSKDLFFANLTHELRTPLNAIIGGVSFLKDTYLDEIQKDHLELIDFSSNILLDIVNDILDFSKLQKNKIELSINRIELRNLIQNIYLNQKILADNKNLKFELISDLNEEFWVNIDYTRLTQVLNNLISNAIKFTTIGKVIINFKHEFSEEGDRLYFEIKDSGKGIDESKIKTLFKPYVQEDNSIINNYGGTGLGLAISKQIIELMNGQMEVKNNEEGGACFSFSIPVSISSSQNNLQDDVNIELSLDDLKMLKVLVVEDNPINCKVIRQYLENLSISPKIVNNGLEAIENLEKNEFDIILMDKFMPVLDGPATTKKIRTHQDKKIAHTYIIGLSANWKNGFDEECKDLQMNASLTKPLTKEELKKALQRYFTYTKEKSAA, from the coding sequence ATGAGACCAATATTGTTTTTAGTTTTTCTTTTTTCTGTGAAAGAAATTTTTTCGATAGAAAAAGTCGATCTTTATTTAAAATGGAAGCATTCCTTTCAATTTGCGGGATATTACGCCGCACTTGAAAAAGGTTTTTTTAAAAGCGAAGGATTAGATGTTACATTTCATGAGAAAAATATGGAATGGACAACTGTAGAAAAAACTCTTGAAGGTACGGGTAAATATGGAATAAGTGATTCGAGTATTGTTCTTGATTATCTGAAAGACAGGCCAGTCATTATATTAAGTTCCATATTTCAGCATTCACCACTCGTTCTAGCGACAAGATATGAAGATAAAATCTTTGGGCCTTTGGAGCTCAAAGGAAAGAGAATAATGTATCAAAAAGATGTTGACGACGCTGTATTACATGCAATGTTTGATTCTGTTGGTCTGCATGATAATGACTTCTATCATGTATCTCATTCTTATAAAAATGAAGATTTAATCAATAAAACTGTAGATGCAATTAGTATTTATACAACTGCACAGCCTTTTTATTTTAATAAAATAAATTTCCCAATTTATATGATTAGTCCGTCAAATTACGGAATTGATTTGTATGGAGACACATTGTTTACAACAACTAGAGAAATTGAACAACATCCTCAAAGAGCAGAGGCCTTTAGAAGAGCTTCAATAAAAGGATGGTATTACGCGCTTAGTAACCCTGAGGAGATATGTAAGTTAATAAAAGAGAAATATGATCAAAACTTGGATATAGAGCAATTACTTTTTGAAGCAAAAGAAACAGCAAAAGTTATAAGACAGGATATTACCCCTATTGGATATACTCATCCAGGAAGACTTGAGAAAATTTCAAATATATATGTTCATAAATATAAATTGAAACACAAAAATGTTCAAAATATTCTGTTTGATCAGTATTTGATTAATAAAAATGCCTCTTTTTTAAATCGATTTAAAATCATAGGAATATTGGCCTTTATTCTATTGATTCTATTTCTCTTAGTGATGCTTTTTAATAAAAAGCTTCAAGAAGAGGTTGCTGCAAAAACTACTGAAATTGTTGAATTACAAAAAAGCAAAGATTTGTTTTTTGCTAATCTTACTCATGAACTAAGAACTCCACTGAATGCAATTATTGGAGGAGTTAGTTTTTTAAAAGATACTTACCTTGATGAAATTCAAAAAGATCATTTAGAACTGATTGATTTCTCTTCAAACATTTTACTTGATATTGTGAATGACATTTTAGATTTTTCAAAGCTTCAAAAAAATAAGATTGAGCTCAGTATAAATCGAATAGAGCTTAGAAATTTAATTCAAAATATTTATTTGAATCAAAAAATTCTGGCCGACAATAAAAATCTAAAGTTCGAATTAATTAGTGATCTCAATGAAGAATTTTGGGTAAACATTGATTACACTAGATTAACCCAAGTTCTTAATAATTTGATTAGTAATGCAATCAAATTCACTACAATTGGTAAAGTAATTATTAATTTTAAGCATGAATTTTCTGAAGAAGGAGATCGTCTTTATTTTGAAATCAAGGATTCAGGGAAAGGGATAGATGAATCTAAAATCAAAACACTTTTTAAACCATATGTACAAGAAGATAATTCCATCATTAATAATTATGGTGGAACAGGTTTAGGTCTGGCCATTTCAAAACAAATAATCGAACTAATGAATGGTCAAATGGAAGTAAAAAATAATGAAGAAGGTGGAGCTTGTTTTAGTTTTAGTATTCCAGTGAGTATCTCTAGTTCGCAAAATAATTTGCAAGATGATGTGAATATTGAACTTTCATTAGATGACTTAAAAATGTTAAAAGTTTTAGTTGTTGAAGATAATCCAATTAATTGCAAAGTCATACGTCAATATCTAGAGAATCTCTCTATAAGTCCAAAAATTGTAAATAATGGTTTAGAGGCCATTGAAAATCTGGAAAAAAATGAGTTTGATATTATTTTGATGGATAAGTTCATGCCTGTTCTTGATGGGCCTGCGACTACTAAAAAAATTCGTACTCACCAAGATAAAAAGATCGCTCATACATACATTATTGGGTTATCGGCCAATTGGAAAAATGGTTTTGATGAAGAATGTAAAGATTTGCAAATGAATGCAAGTTTAACGAAGCCATTAACTAAAGAAGAATTAAAAAAAGCGTTGCAAAGATACTTTACATATACAAAAGAAAAAAGCGCAGCATAA
- a CDS encoding glutamine synthetase III — protein MKATNPRNVAKVIANGRKPKRIERPVDGEGHYLPVSSYFGENLFDFRTAPSIPESVRKEILSVSKSGNKKISREHAEIVASAVTDWAVSRGATHFCHWFQPLTGSTAEKHDAFLSFAPDGRPIEKLSASQLLQGEPDASSFPNGGSRTTFEARGYTSWDITSPIFLKKSLNAVTLCIPTAFVSYYGDALDIKTPLLRSITKLDKAATEYMNLTGHDTKFVDVTCGCEQEYFLIDKAFFASRSDLVMTGRTLFGQLTSKNQQLSDHYFGAIPERVLAFMCELELEMHRLGIPAKTRHNEVAPGQFEIAPIFTDANRAADQNMITMALIKETAEKHNFHALLHEKPFAGINGSGKHINWSMGTDDGLNLLEPSKEPHQNPRFLTTVSIIIEAVKRHAKAIRMSIASQGNDHRLGANEAPPSIISVFLGETLDKIYRSILEGATYVHNTQNTLDLGATQLAHLLKDNTDRNRTSPFAFTGNKFEVRACGSSAATGFPMSVLNAAVAEVFEESNEIIKSEISAGKSIDEALTSVTKKWLKNSYDVVFNGDGYSKDWLVEAEKRGLPNLRTTPDALKILSDINETKFLTESGIFNQTELTTRHNVLVENYNMLRCIEFETLLNLIRQHIVPSTIHYKTELATAIKGHKEVGIDSAIEFEMIKKLNFTLNSLMTCVNSMENGLKGLTENEEENSFKIANELMPVSEELAKFCNQLEEILPNHLWNLPKYYDMLFIR, from the coding sequence ATGAAGGCCACAAATCCAAGAAATGTAGCTAAGGTAATAGCAAATGGTAGAAAGCCAAAAAGAATTGAAAGACCAGTTGATGGTGAAGGCCATTACTTGCCTGTAAGCTCTTATTTTGGTGAAAATTTGTTTGATTTCAGGACAGCACCATCTATTCCTGAATCAGTAAGAAAAGAAATTTTATCTGTTTCTAAATCAGGTAATAAAAAAATTTCACGCGAACATGCAGAAATTGTTGCCTCGGCCGTTACTGATTGGGCCGTTTCAAGAGGGGCAACCCACTTCTGCCATTGGTTTCAACCATTGACAGGATCAACTGCTGAAAAACATGATGCCTTCCTCTCTTTTGCTCCTGATGGAAGACCAATTGAAAAACTAAGTGCCTCACAACTTTTACAAGGTGAACCTGATGCAAGTTCATTTCCAAATGGAGGCTCTCGTACAACATTTGAGGCCAGAGGATATACATCATGGGATATTACTTCTCCCATATTTCTTAAAAAATCCCTTAATGCTGTAACTCTGTGTATACCGACAGCTTTTGTGTCTTATTATGGTGATGCACTTGATATTAAAACTCCTCTTTTAAGGAGTATTACAAAGTTGGATAAAGCTGCCACTGAGTATATGAATTTAACGGGGCATGATACAAAATTTGTAGACGTAACTTGTGGATGTGAACAGGAATATTTTCTCATTGATAAGGCCTTCTTCGCTTCTCGATCTGATCTTGTCATGACCGGACGAACATTATTTGGACAACTTACTTCTAAAAACCAACAACTCTCAGATCATTATTTTGGTGCCATTCCTGAGAGAGTACTTGCATTTATGTGTGAATTAGAATTAGAAATGCACAGACTTGGAATTCCGGCCAAAACAAGACATAACGAAGTTGCTCCCGGACAATTTGAAATTGCTCCAATATTCACAGATGCAAACCGAGCTGCTGATCAGAATATGATCACAATGGCCCTCATTAAAGAGACGGCTGAAAAACATAATTTTCATGCTCTACTTCATGAGAAACCATTTGCAGGAATTAATGGTTCAGGTAAACATATAAACTGGTCAATGGGAACAGATGATGGACTTAATTTACTGGAACCTTCAAAGGAACCACATCAAAATCCTCGTTTCTTAACCACTGTTTCAATTATCATTGAGGCCGTAAAAAGGCATGCCAAAGCAATTAGAATGTCTATTGCTTCACAAGGAAATGATCATAGACTTGGCGCAAATGAAGCACCTCCGAGCATCATTTCAGTCTTTTTAGGTGAAACTCTAGATAAAATCTATCGTTCTATCTTAGAAGGTGCTACCTATGTACACAACACTCAAAATACTCTAGATCTTGGTGCTACACAACTTGCTCATCTCCTTAAAGATAATACTGATAGAAATAGAACTTCTCCCTTTGCTTTCACTGGTAACAAATTTGAAGTGAGGGCCTGTGGATCTTCAGCTGCTACAGGATTTCCAATGTCCGTGTTAAATGCAGCTGTCGCAGAAGTCTTTGAAGAATCAAATGAGATAATTAAATCGGAAATTTCTGCAGGTAAAAGCATCGATGAGGCCCTTACATCAGTTACTAAAAAGTGGCTTAAAAATTCATACGATGTAGTATTTAATGGAGATGGATATTCAAAAGATTGGCTAGTCGAGGCAGAAAAAAGAGGTTTACCAAATTTAAGAACCACTCCTGATGCCTTAAAAATTCTCTCAGACATAAATGAAACAAAATTTCTGACAGAAAGTGGAATCTTCAACCAAACAGAACTCACAACTCGTCACAATGTTTTGGTTGAAAACTACAATATGCTTAGATGTATTGAGTTTGAAACACTTCTAAATCTCATAAGACAACATATTGTGCCTTCAACCATTCATTATAAAACTGAATTAGCTACGGCCATAAAGGGACATAAAGAAGTTGGAATAGATAGCGCTATTGAGTTTGAGATGATTAAGAAATTGAATTTTACCTTGAATTCACTCATGACTTGTGTAAATAGTATGGAAAATGGTTTGAAGGGGCTAACTGAAAATGAAGAAGAAAATTCTTTTAAAATTGCAAATGAACTCATGCCTGTGAGTGAAGAGTTAGCTAAATTTTGTAATCAACTTGAAGAAATTTTACCAAACCATCTTTGGAATCTGCCAAAATACTACGATATGCTCTTTATTAGATAA
- a CDS encoding M61 family metallopeptidase: MKLNLKYDLIIDSPWTHRVKVKIHGQKPENINNLTFFMPSWSPGSYLMREYSRHVARPIFTSDNGEFLYFEQVEKGKWLLDFERSLLNKKCENFTFEYEVYCNELSVRTSHVNIEHAFIQGPSVFMGVENAYIESPKIEIHFPEIWSKISTGLKDVSDQRDRFIYEAKDYDQLIDSPIEIGCQETDGFRFLDKDFELAYWGQILKHNRDIKSDINTIVKTVSHMFNNELPFEKYTFICHFVPDNAGGLEHQNSTSLIFDSLSFDDDSRYQRWLSLVAHEYFHTWNVKCIRPKELGPFNYTNENYTSMLWLVEGLTSFIDDLCVLRSGLCDLESYLAELKNTLNRYFSIPGRYLESLEGSSFNAWIKLYRNDENTNNSTISYYLKGSIVFFIANIFLHRFKRDIRDLTLALWEDYKKHPERGILKVEFFEIFESLTSKNERDEFEMMVSTTQDIDIESYLSEIDLEVEYIQDDHSWLGITTETKGNNIHVSSVVLDGPAYKSGLNAGDEIIAIDSMRVTDQNFKKISKQLQVDKSYQISVSRIGCMKVLDVTIGRSPRKINSIRPRENAKALKVLMAQ, from the coding sequence ATGAAACTCAACTTGAAATACGATCTCATTATAGATTCACCGTGGACTCACCGTGTAAAGGTCAAAATTCATGGACAAAAACCTGAAAATATTAATAATTTAACTTTTTTTATGCCTTCATGGTCACCTGGATCTTATCTTATGAGGGAGTATTCCCGCCATGTTGCAAGACCTATTTTCACAAGCGATAACGGAGAATTTCTCTATTTTGAACAAGTCGAAAAAGGTAAATGGTTACTTGATTTTGAACGGTCTCTTTTAAACAAAAAATGTGAGAATTTTACATTTGAATACGAAGTTTACTGCAATGAACTGAGTGTGAGAACATCTCATGTCAACATTGAACATGCTTTTATTCAGGGGCCAAGCGTCTTTATGGGAGTTGAAAATGCTTATATTGAATCTCCAAAAATTGAGATACACTTTCCTGAAATCTGGTCGAAAATATCCACAGGCCTTAAGGACGTTTCAGATCAAAGGGATAGATTTATCTATGAGGCCAAAGATTATGATCAACTTATAGATAGTCCGATTGAAATTGGCTGCCAAGAAACCGATGGATTTAGATTTCTTGATAAAGATTTTGAATTGGCCTATTGGGGACAGATTCTCAAACACAATAGAGATATCAAAAGTGATATTAATACGATCGTGAAAACTGTCTCTCATATGTTTAATAACGAATTACCTTTTGAAAAATATACCTTCATATGCCATTTTGTCCCGGATAATGCAGGAGGTTTAGAACATCAAAATTCCACGAGTTTAATCTTCGACTCATTGAGTTTTGATGATGATAGTCGTTACCAACGTTGGCTATCGCTTGTGGCCCATGAATATTTTCATACTTGGAATGTAAAATGTATCAGACCAAAAGAGTTGGGCCCATTTAACTATACCAATGAGAATTATACATCAATGCTTTGGTTGGTCGAAGGACTCACAAGTTTTATAGATGATTTATGTGTATTGAGAAGTGGGCTGTGTGATCTTGAATCATACTTAGCTGAATTGAAAAATACTTTGAATCGCTATTTTTCTATTCCTGGTAGATATTTAGAATCCCTTGAAGGAAGTTCCTTTAACGCATGGATAAAACTTTATCGAAATGATGAAAATACCAACAATTCTACTATCAGTTACTATCTTAAAGGCTCGATTGTTTTTTTTATCGCTAATATTTTTCTTCATCGCTTTAAAAGAGATATTAGAGACCTAACCTTGGCACTATGGGAGGATTATAAAAAGCATCCAGAAAGGGGAATCCTCAAAGTGGAGTTTTTTGAAATTTTTGAATCCCTAACAAGCAAAAATGAAAGAGATGAATTTGAGATGATGGTTTCAACAACTCAGGATATAGATATTGAGAGCTACTTATCAGAAATTGATCTTGAAGTAGAATATATTCAAGATGATCATTCATGGTTAGGTATAACTACAGAGACCAAAGGAAATAATATTCATGTAAGTTCTGTTGTTTTAGATGGGCCTGCATATAAATCAGGTTTAAATGCAGGAGATGAAATCATTGCCATTGATTCTATGAGGGTAACTGATCAGAATTTCAAAAAAATATCGAAGCAATTACAAGTAGATAAATCATATCAAATTAGTGTTTCACGAATCGGATGTATGAAGGTGTTGGATGTAACAATTGGAAGATCTCCAAGAAAAATCAACTCCATTAGGCCAAGAGAAAATGCAAAGGCCCTTAAGGTTCTCATGGCCCAATAG